TACAGTTTGTTCCAGGCAACGATGTCGCCCCAGTGATCTGGCCTCGCTGCGTCAATCATCAATTGGGTTCCTGTGACGACCCCGCTGCGGGGGAAAATCGGCCCCTCCGACAGCGCGTGACCTTCATCGTCTTCCTCCAAGAAAGCGCACATCGACATATCGGCTTCACCATGCGCAAGGGCACGATAAAGACACTCTATAAACGTCGGTTCAACATAGTCATCACTATCAACAAATGCTACATAATCGGTCTCGCAAGAAGCCAGTCCACGGTTACGTGCAGCCGATAACCCCTTATTCACCTGATGAATTACCTGTATACGGGTGTCTGTGTCACCCCACTGATCGCATAATTCGCCGGAACCGTCAGTTGAACCATCATCTACCAGAATGATGCTCAACTCCCTGTATGTTTGCGTTACAAGACTCTGTACACAACGGTCTAGGTAACTGCTTACCTGGTATACGGGTACGACAATCGTAATCACCGGCCGTCCTACCATATGAAAAGCGCCAGACTCGCCAGCTCGTTCAATTCTCAACCGTGCCGCCTCTTGCCTCATCATTGTGCACACGCTCCGATATCCGTGCTCCC
The window above is part of the Bifidobacterium asteroides DSM 20089 genome. Proteins encoded here:
- a CDS encoding glycosyltransferase family 2 protein; translation: MMRQEAARLRIERAGESGAFHMVGRPVITIVVPVYQVSSYLDRCVQSLVTQTYRELSIILVDDGSTDGSGELCDQWGDTDTRIQVIHQVNKGLSAARNRGLASCETDYVAFVDSDDYVEPTFIECLYRALAHGEADMSMCAFLEEDDEGHALSEGPIFPRSGVVTGTQLMIDAARPDHWGDIVAWNKLYRREKWDGIAYPEGRLHEDEFVFHAIASECKKVAVSNDILYHYVQRAGSIMKQMTLRSTADAAVALSERLDFYHSEHIDAAIAGTFDSLISQFIAICLLEKENKDLEQPQAEVIRMVSNQAKAVMARIGTCGMGWRQKLKRAFCLVFSPRRYARMVAALRYCKPCDGR